One window of Flavobacterium dauae genomic DNA carries:
- a CDS encoding lipocalin family protein: MKKLILLSAFLSLSLVSCGDDDKPQDQTPPVTQDPLVGKWNMIKGEVYQNGTLVQEADLKPGDCSYDYYDLKTGGVKDEVYHDADADCAEENYAGTWAYDAATKQATLVDAEDGYTIVVEVISVTASDLKIRLISEDGEALPEGIDFFTYLKK; the protein is encoded by the coding sequence ATGAAAAAATTAATACTTTTATCAGCCTTTTTATCATTATCTTTAGTTAGTTGTGGAGATGACGATAAACCACAAGATCAAACTCCTCCAGTTACTCAAGACCCTTTAGTAGGTAAATGGAATATGATTAAAGGAGAAGTTTATCAAAATGGTACTTTAGTTCAGGAAGCAGATTTAAAACCTGGTGACTGTAGTTATGATTATTACGATTTAAAAACCGGTGGAGTAAAAGACGAGGTGTATCACGATGCAGATGCTGATTGTGCAGAGGAAAACTACGCTGGTACTTGGGCTTATGATGCTGCTACAAAACAAGCTACATTGGTTGACGCTGAAGATGGTTACACTATAGTTGTAGAAGTAATTTCTGTAACTGCAAGTGATTTAAAAATAAGGTTAATCAGTGAAGACGGTGAAGCATTACCTGAAGGTATAGACTTTTTTACTTACTTGAAAAAATAA